ACATTAACAGGTGTAAAGATCAAAGGCTGGCCTTGATAACCATCAACAGCTACAACATCAAGTGGGCAATCTTCACCTGTGCTTGCCATAGCAAGGCCACCTACATCGGGGGAAGCAGGAACGATGTAGTAACTTGTACGAGCTCGAACCATCTTCCCTGATGTGTCCAGCACTTGCTCAGGTGCAGGACCAGCTGCACCAAGTAGTGCCTTGGTGCTCAAGGCAACCAAAAGGAGCAATGCTATCAATGTCATCttcatttttctgtttttaattttgtctttttgtAACTTGTGATGgatatggaagaagaggacatttATATAGGCCAGGGATTGCTCTAATACCTGTGTGTACCAAAGTCATGGATTTCAGCTAATACAATTGGCCTACAAACATTTACGAGTAAGTCTGCTTCGTCTGTTTAGTATGTAAAGTATAAGGAAGCACACAGACTagtgcattttcattttttttaagctcTCGATCTATTGTGAGTTTAACGAATACTCCTTTTCTTTTAGGTTGACTTTTTCATATTGTCTTCCAATTTAGGCAGGTGGGGGAAGAAAAAGATGTACATGTTCAATCTGATAGCTATCAAATCTTTTGCCATCCTCACTCAGAACTCTAAAGTTTGGTAGAGAACCATGAATTTTTCATGCAGTATTTCTTATAGGGTTTTGGTAACCggtattgattaaaatattaaaagaaaaaaaaaatctttaacagGGGTATTTAGGGTgtgattttgatgtaatatcAATttgagtaaaacaaaaaaattatggtgtgatttgtttggtttaaattatttatgaaattgaaacaaatcaaatcaatcgcTTACCATttgatttagtttgatttttaaaaaaatttgaggtattaagaaaatttaaaaaaatattattaattggacaaaatttaaatgataattaattcaacaataacattataaatatacaacaaaaatttcaataattgaaattaaagtaaaacaataattatttttaagttgaataatatatgaataataaCCATTCAATTTAACGAGATCCATTTGATAAGGTTTCTGTGTGTTAATCATAAATCAAACAGAATGAtgccatttgaaaaataaaaaacttaatcaataatcatcatttttttgcGATTTTCAATTTTACTCACTATTCGGTTTTAAATATCCTTAATTTTTAATgtgtaaattataagaaaacgaaaaaaaaatacaaaaatataagtttatttcttccaataaaaaaatttctatccAGCTAGTGTCGTTAAAACACATGTTAGCATTTGACTTTCTTATAAGCTTTAATTAAGAGACTTTTCCATTACTTTAGTTGTAACGGTTTTTCTAATGTGTGCAACCTGGCATACAAAAAGAGTAatcaattacttatttttacctaatttaaattaagaaataatttcttataatatatttccctaaaaaagttatttatcttttcagaaaaaaaaattgtactcaTAAATTTTTCGTTTCCTTGTAATacctttccttaaaaaaaaaacataaaatccataattatattcatgaattatttaacttcaatttctagaaaacaatatttaaattccataattatattcattagAACTTTTTATTTACTATGATATTTTCCCTAAAAATGATATGATTCGACTCTCCCACCACCTAACTCCTGTGAAATGTCCAACAAGACTAGAAGAGACAAACACCATATCTTTCCCAACCCCATCGTAGTATCCAATTAGGCCATCAAAGTATATCATCACAGATTGTTAAGGCAAAGGTTAGGGCAATTGCACCACTTAGCTTATAGAATGAAGCTGTGAAGTCCAACCATGAGCAGAACTTTATATTAAGCCATTATACGCCTCTTTCTCGCCACATAGCCAGAAGATTCCCCTCCCCAAACCcacttatctttttcatgcttcttaaaaacaaaaatgtctCTATCAATGTTGTCtacagatttttttattattctttttataatcaaatatattaatgaaaaaacaaCAACCATTACCGAGTTCTGCAAACAAATGTaacaaaatttgatttctcactGTATCAACTAATGTGACCAAATGACAACACGACCGCGACCGATATTTAAAACATTGATTCCTTGTGAATTCTAAGAATAAAACGTGATATGATCCTCTATGTAACTAAAACATTTATTGAAATTGCCACATTATGATTTGCTTTAATATTTCAAGGGAAATACTATACTACTGCAACTGCAAGGGGAGAATTGCACATTCATAGGATATTTAAAACTTAGGCTCCATTAATGAGAAGTGAGAACACAAGACGCTTGTTCTCATTCACATGCCCAACATCGCTCGAACTGCACTTTGTATGGCTCAGAACTTAGAGCAAGACGCTTACCATATTGATCCTGGTATATTCCAATATCACTGCATTGATGATTACAATCACTGCACACACTTGGACAATACACCAACTTGTAAGCATCCTCGTACTTCTCAATCTTGAACCAATTCGCCACGGTTTGCGAACTGGGGTGGCCCAATTCACCACCAGTGGTCACAAACCACTGTGATGTTGAATCATCATAGTACTTAAGCTTCCACACTGTGGTCTGTGGACAGAATATTGTGTAGCTGGTGAAGTATATGTTGAGATCACTGGAAACACGAATAATACCTTTCTTATCATTAACAGGTGTGAAGCTCAAAGGCAGACCTAAGTCACCATCAACAGCTACAACATCAAGTGGACAATCTACATCGGTTCTTGCCGAAGCAAGGCCACCGATATCGGAGGAAGCCGGAACGATGTAGTAAATCGAATCAGCTCGAACTTTCTTCCCCAATGCGTCCAGCACTGGCTCGGATGCAGGACCAGCTAGTGCCTTTGTGATCAAGGCAAACACAAGGACCAATGTTACCAATGTCATCTTCATTTTTATGTatctaattttgtgtttttgtaaCTTGTAATGGATATTGAAGAAGAGGGATATTTATATATAGGATGGGGATTGCTCTAATCTATGTACCCATGTGCACCAAAGTCATGAATTTCCGCTCATACAATTGGCCTATAAAGATTCAATGTCAATTACTAGATTTGTAAAGTTCACACTATTCAAAAGAACTTTTTCTTCCTCTCACATGTCACTTAGTAGCATTTTGTATCTGCAgccatggttttaaattgcattCCACGATAGTAATCGTAACTGACTGAAATATCAACATGATTTGATTTATTACTATGCAAGTCAAATcagtcacatttttttttaattatttttgtaataaaaggATTTTCTAACTCATTCCAACCCAGATGTGACTAATTTGCATACTGCATGTTTACGTGAAAGTCTGTTCAGTTTGTTTAAAGATGAAGCTCCTAGAATTAGAATCACGTTTTCCTTCTTGTTTCTGTGTAAGCTCACTTTTGCCAACTTAAAGACTgtgttctttttcttgtttttgactTTTCTTTCTCTGGGGGCGGGGGcgtgttattttgtttttaagtatatttctttttatacaatttaaatGTGAtggtttttgttgtttattttaactaaaaataataattttgtagtatgtgtattaaaaaataaaaaataaacaaagatgatgaaatttatcttttaaaattaatagagaTACTAAAAACAAACTTAGCATTTAGCAATGAAGGAAAaatattggtataaaatatttatatatattatttatattagcgTACGTAATACGTTATACTAGTGTAGacattatttatattaacaCTCTaacagtttaatttttttgccaaataaaaactataaaacgaAAGTAGTCAATGCTTAATATTTCGTATTTatccataaataaattttataatgaaaaatgatgCGCACtgtcaaatttaataaaatataattattataaggaTGACATCAATGTTACAATATCAACTAatgaataacaaatatttttgtcGTAAATGAAGTACtaacaaatataagaaaagtCGTACTGTTTAATCTATGTCGGCCTAAAAAACCACACTGGTATTCTTGTTCAGtttaattagtataatttaaaaaatggatatatacgaataatttcattttataaattttcaactTGTTTCTGTTGACTACAATCGTGCGCAAAGATATATACGAATTTTGTTTTTCACAAGTTTTCATAAGAAAATAGAGATATCCGGCCTTGGAATTTGTTAACAATATAGTTTTGCTTCATAATCATATCTTAGTATGAAAACTTAAAAAACACTTCATCAagaatactaattaaaatttgttttgacaatttttttaatatttttattgggcGAAGTTTCAACTACGTATAGAGTGTCTTACGTAGCATTTTTCTTAACATAATtgttatgatattttatataataaagaaaatgttaaaaggAAAAGTGCTAAGTAACGTGCAGCTACTAAGCCTTGAGTCGTAATAGAAATTAATGGCTTTAGATAAACTTCATTAATGATATTAGAGATCGATCCAATCATGTAGtctttattatttacaaaataaccTGCTTACTAATTAACTACCTTCCCTGTTTtggaattttgtaattaaataaatattttacccAAAAGAATGATATGgacaaaaataactttcaaaataatatcTAACAAGCAAAAATGGAAATTGAACAAATTAATCACAAGATATCAATACGTAATTTATTCATACAAAAATAGAATATGACAAAAGCATCAATTTCATTCAGTCTCTCTAACAGaagcaaattttgtttttgttatatatatatatatatatatatatatatatatatatatatatatatatatatatatattcttcaagaaaaaaaagaatcatgtACCCCAATTGAGAGAACTCTAGTTCCAATACTTCTTtccttttgtttcatttataCAGATCGCAATAATAAGGGAAATTAATTTACCTTTGACACTAATTGTGCCCCTTATATACTTCGAATCCATTGAATTTAATCCAACTTCACAATATCATACAATTTCCACTGCCCAGCTCAATGGATGCGATCATAAAACTATACATTGTTGCTGTTGCACAAATACTGTCTATGAAAGTTCCATGTCCACAAACCTGCCCTCTTTTAGCAACTGGTGGTTTGTGATTCCAAACTTTCTACATCATCGTCTGATTTTCTCTTGCTATAAAAGGATCAGTAAATCGAACATCCTCCATGGCATGTTCCTGTTTAAATATATGGATTCCCATTTTAACAGGGTGGATATAGGTATCTATACAACGAGGACATGTAACATTCACATGGTTCCATCCATTTTCGAAAGGCACCTCATACGGACTGTTTCTGAATTCTATCTCTCGTAGATCACAAAGATATGCATGGTGCATTCCTTTCTGGAAATAGCAACTATAAGGGGAACATTCATTGCCATTGATGAAAACCTCGGGACGAAAAAATTGGGATCGAATGGGTGCAACAATAAGACAAAGAACCATGTCAGGGAACTTATTACGAAACCAGAAAGAAATTGAAGGTCCCCTGCTTTGCTGATCGAACCACTCTGGAATCCTTTTACCTGGCAAACAAAACACAGTGTTTCCAGCCTCATGCAGTTCCTGTTAGCCATAAAGAATTCATGAGTTTACCAAAGTTAAGTAcactatatattattagataaaatacATTTCAAACAAGATAAAACCTGATTTAGGAACTTGCTTATACTTGAGGAAGTCAATGATTTACAGTTTATTGCAAAGAAATGCTTTAAGTTTGGTGGAATCCCTCTAATTTCCCGAAGATGCTTGCAGTCACATACATCAAGTATCCTTAAAAATTGACATTCTTTGATGCATTCCGGAAGGATTGTGAAATTATTCTCGGATAGACATAATTCCTTCATATGTGCAAACCAAGTAAAAtctattgaaaaaaattcatcactGAGGTTGCAAATTGCGACAGTAAGCCTTACTACCTTGGAAGATACTATTGACCCCGTTTTTTCTTCACCCTCTTCCTGTTTTAGCCATTGCCACCCTTTCAATCCCACGACAAAGATTTCAGTCAGTTCCGGCATCAGGACAATGCTACTTGGCACCTTAAAAATTGCATGAGGACTTAAAAAGCTCAGGTCTAATGCTTGAAGCCCAGCAagattttgaaatgaaaatgacaATTCTGTTATGGAAGAGTTTGACAAACAAAGTTCTCTTATGTTTTCCATCTTTCCtaatatttttggaaaactCTCAAGACTGTAACAAAATGAAAGATTAAGTTTTTCAAGAGAGGTCAACTTGATAGGTGGAAAACTTCTGAGCCTTTTGCATCTAAAAGCATTCAATGTTTTAAGCTTATCCAGAAAACCAATTGAATTGTGAactgtaattaaattaaggCAGTGTTCAAATGAAAATTCCTCCAAATTTGGGAGACCAGATACGTCAGGAATCTGTGTTAAACATTTGCACCCGTCAAAATTCAATGTTCTTAGATTTACGAACATCTGccaaaaaaaacagaaacaagaaagaaataagAACAGAATGATTAATCTTAAAAgtgaatttattaaataacaagATGTGGAAAATGTACTCTTTAAGCTTACCTTCCATAAGCCATCCCACTCAAATGACGAAATACAACTATAGGGTAACTTGCATATGGAAAGTTTTTTCGGATGAAAATCAGATGGTAAACAATGTGAAGGATATCTCCACCATTCCAGTACTCTCAAATTGTTTGGAAGATATTTGGGACCTTTGGAAAATTTACCATTTCTAATAATAAGTGTTTTGAGGTTTTTCATCTTCTTGAAAGCCTTTGTATTTAATTCTACTATTTCTTCTTTGCCAAAGCAGGGGAAGTCTAGACATATGATTTCAATTTCACTAGTTCCCTGTTAATCCAAAAGGCACGAGTCAACCACAACCACAATGCAAGTAAACgcatatttacaaaaaattacatattatgaagaaaaacaacaaatatgATTTGAACATATGATAGTCAGGAAACATAAATCAAGATATGAAATCAAATCATTCATTAGTGTCACTCACCTTGTTGTCTTCCAAAACTTGAATTATATCTTCTGGTAACCATAGTCTACTGCGCTTCTCTGGCTCTTTCGGTGATTCTTGCCTGACAATTTCTTTTCCCATGTCCTCAATCAAGTCATGCATTGTaactctaggtactctaccataccaactaaacttcttttttataagagatttttcAACCAACACTCCAATATGATATTTCATGCAATCACCATAATGAGCACGAAGTATATCTTCAACCTTTGTCAAGTCATATCTATTGAAGCAACAGGCAATGTCAAGGAAAACATTCTTTTGTTCTTCCTCCAAAGCATCAAAGCTTACTTTAAGTATCTCTAGGATTTGAATGCCGGGAATTCTTTTATATTGTTTGATAGCAGATTTCCATTCTTCTATGCTTTTCCCGAACAAGTTGGAACCTATCACTTCCAAAGCTAATGGAAGGCCAGAAGCATAAATTACTACATCATTCAAGACCTCCTTATAACTTGGATCAACCTTTTCGGTTTTAAAAGATTTCCATGTAAGCAATTGAAGAGCATTGTTCTCATTCAATAGTTCCACTTCATATGTTCTTTTAACCCCATGAGATGCTAGCAGTTGTTTGTCCCGAGTGGTGATGATGACTCTACTGCCTGGACCAAACCAACAAGGTCTTCCAACAATAGCCTGTAATTGTTCATGCTTGTCAACATCATCTAAAATCAAGAGAACCTTCTTTCGCTGAAGCCTATGTTGTATAATTGAAGCTCCTTGTTCAACACTTGCTAAGTTGATTTCCTTCTCTCCAAGTATTTCCCGAAGAAGGATGCTCTGGAGGTGTTGTAACCCcttcttgtttgatttttctctcaaatcttTAAGAAAACATGAACCATCAAAATGGCAAGCAATCAAATTATAAACTGCTATAGCAAGTGTTGATTTTCCTATCCCACCAATTCCATGGATCCCTATCATGTAGACACCATCATCAGATTCAACATCCAAAAGCTTTGTTACTTCTAGTAATCTTGATTCTAGTCCAACCGGGTAATCCGCAACAGGCAAAGGAGCATGATTGATCTTGCTGGAGACCAACTCAACAATCCTCCCAATAAACTCATATTCATACCCTTCTCTGTTTCAAACATAAAAGTCTTAAATTGTGTTTGGATGGATACTTTTAacagaataatttatttttaatggaaCATTTGAATATctgtcattttaaatttagtatttggataataatttaaagaaaatttgaatatatgtctttttaacaagaaattttaatcaacaaaaaataaataattttaaa
The Glycine max cultivar Williams 82 chromosome 16, Glycine_max_v4.0, whole genome shotgun sequence genome window above contains:
- the LOC100812268 gene encoding miraculin — encoded protein: MKMTLVTLVLVFALITKALAGPASEPVLDALGKKVRADSIYYIVPASSDIGGLASARTDVDCPLDVVAVDGDLGLPLSFTPVNDKKGIIRVSSDLNIYFTSYTIFCPQTTVWKLKYYDDSTSQWFVTTGGELGHPSSQTVANWFKIEKYEDAYKLVYCPSVCSDCNHQCSDIGIYQDQYGKRLALSSEPYKVQFERCWACE
- the RJ2 gene encoding TIR-NBS-LRR family protein, whose product is MALGSCSSSFNYDVFLSFRGADTRHGFTGNLYKALDDRGIYTFIDDEELQSGEEITPALLKAIQESRIAITVLSINYASSSFCLDELAYILECFKSKNLLVVPVFYNVDPSDVRHQKGSYGEALAKHQERFNHNMEKLEYWKKALHQVANLSGFHFKHGEGYEYEFIGRIVELVSSKINHAPLPVADYPVGLESRLLEVTKLLDVESDDGVYMIGIHGIGGIGKSTLAIAVYNLIACHFDGSCFLKDLREKSNKKGLQHLQSILLREILGEKEINLASVEQGASIIQHRLQRKKVLLILDDVDKHEQLQAIVGRPCWFGPGSRVIITTRDKQLLASHGVKRTYEVELLNENNALQLLTWKSFKTEKVDPSYKEVLNDVVIYASGLPLALEVIGSNLFGKSIEEWKSAIKQYKRIPGIQILEILKVSFDALEEEQKNVFLDIACCFNRYDLTKVEDILRAHYGDCMKYHIGVLVEKSLIKKKFSWYGRVPRVTMHDLIEDMGKEIVRQESPKEPEKRSRLWLPEDIIQVLEDNKGTSEIEIICLDFPCFGKEEIVELNTKAFKKMKNLKTLIIRNGKFSKGPKYLPNNLRVLEWWRYPSHCLPSDFHPKKLSICKLPYSCISSFEWDGLWKMFVNLRTLNFDGCKCLTQIPDVSGLPNLEEFSFEHCLNLITVHNSIGFLDKLKTLNAFRCKRLRSFPPIKLTSLEKLNLSFCYSLESFPKILGKMENIRELCLSNSSITELSFSFQNLAGLQALDLSFLSPHAIFKVPSSIVLMPELTEIFVVGLKGWQWLKQEEGEEKTGSIVSSKVVRLTVAICNLSDEFFSIDFTWFAHMKELCLSENNFTILPECIKECQFLRILDVCDCKHLREIRGIPPNLKHFFAINCKSLTSSSISKFLNQELHEAGNTVFCLPGKRIPEWFDQQSRGPSISFWFRNKFPDMVLCLIVAPIRSQFFRPEVFINGNECSPYSCYFQKGMHHAYLCDLREIEFRNSPYEVPFENGWNHVNVTCPRCIDTYIHPVKMGIHIFKQEHAMEDVRFTDPFIARENQTMM
- the RJ2 gene encoding TIR-NBS-LRR family protein isoform X1; this encodes MALGSCSSSFNYDVFLSFRGADTRHGFTGNLYKALDDRGIYTFIDDEELQSGEEITPALLKAIQESRIAITVLSINYASSSFCLDELAYILECFKSKNLLVVPVFYNVDPSDVRHQKGSYGEALAKHQERFNHNMEKLEYWKKALHQVANLSGFHFKHGEGYEYEFIGRIVELVSSKINHAPLPVADYPVGLESRLLEVTKLLDVESDDGVYMIGIHGIGGIGKSTLAIAVYNLIACHFDGSCFLKDLREKSNKKGLQHLQSILLREILGEKEINLASVEQGASIIQHRLQRKKVLLILDDVDKHEQLQAIVGRPCWFGPGSRVIITTRDKQLLASHGVKRTYEVELLNENNALQLLTWKSFKTEKVDPSYKEVLNDVVIYASGLPLALEVIGSNLFGKSIEEWKSAIKQYKRIPGIQILEILKVSFDALEEEQKNVFLDIACCFNRYDLTKVEDILRAHYGDCMKYHIGVLVEKSLIKKKFSWYGRVPRVTMHDLIEDMGKEIVRQESPKEPEKRSRLWLPEDIIQVLEDNKGTSEIEIICLDFPCFGKEEIVELNTKAFKKMKNLKTLIIRNGKFSKGPKYLPNNLRVLEWWRYPSHCLPSDFHPKKLSICKLPYSCISSFEWDGLWKVSLKSTFSTSCYLINSLLRLIILFLFLSCFCFFWQMFVNLRTLNFDGCKCLTQIPDVSGLPNLEEFSFEHCLNLITVHNSIGFLDKLKTLNAFRCKRLRSFPPIKLTSLEKLNLSFCYSLESFPKILGKMENIRELCLSNSSITELSFSFQNLAGLQALDLSFLSPHAIFKVPSSIVLMPELTEIFVVGLKGWQWLKQEEGEEKTGSIVSSKVVRLTVAICNLSDEFFSIDFTWFAHMKELCLSENNFTILPECIKECQFLRILDVCDCKHLREIRGIPPNLKHFFAINCKSLTSSSISKFLNQELHEAGNTVFCLPGKRIPEWFDQQSRGPSISFWFRNKFPDMVLCLIVAPIRSQFFRPEVFINGNECSPYSCYFQKGMHHAYLCDLREIEFRNSPYEVPFENGWNHVNVTCPRCIDTYIHPVKMGIHIFKQEHAMEDVRFTDPFIARENQTMM